One Euphorbia lathyris chromosome 1, ddEupLath1.1, whole genome shotgun sequence DNA segment encodes these proteins:
- the LOC136206066 gene encoding uncharacterized protein isoform X1 yields the protein MRTRNADASKSATPKKTMPVRKSAIKTPPDTAADSTTPKTAETKRSAAATAKQAKNIETTPSPMTASDTKPDLSTVEETKVAADATSVTPEANVTPRKKTVLKKVVKVVKKTVGKSKTPVAAKVVSEETPNAEESVKEKDEESKKEEEVDAEDFDFVKKDEEPVPENVGESTKGEEIAGEMGEPVVENVEQPAEKGKTTIDLEKPAIEFEKDDPATAEIVQEHDSNEQNEMHVDLSPNEIVGISNNQEPKNADKGEEVEEETKEGQTKLIVGEEVNEFESVDTEKDTKPELQREDVEHVYGGDEGYEEYADRVDLGDHGEDDFVEEDPEEITEEAEALEEEQKELTAVAKMRKIKKEYEIFVGGLDKEATEEDVKKVFMKIGEVVEVRLHKNLSTNKSKGYAFVKYANKEHAKRALSEMKNPVICGKRCGTAPSEDNDTLFLGNICNTWTKEAIRQKLKDYGVEGVENITLVADVQHEGKSRGFAFLEFSCHADAMHAYKRLQKPDVVFGHPERTAKVAFAEPIREPDPEIMAHVKTVFLNGLPPHWDEDRVRENLRGYGEIVRIVLARNMSTAKRKDFGFVDFSSHEAAVACIERLNNTELSDGYSKTRVKARLSNPMPKTQAVKGGMCGGLLINRAGTGTSSRFGRGFGRGGRFNWGNFQHDRGFYQRGRGQPNRMGPNEYDLNNRYGTFHGRQTVGQGGRRGPLRGGYHRAGRGAAATAPSRSNFNRPCYDAPERCHREHPSSRRYPFSPEEVFDRPYVGRQFDDPYFYDDGAHGMKRPFYMTDHDPDYPEPSRLRPRLDYPDSAIPFRGTQYRDTYGAGPDHYSHGYYGPEYDAYSPYYRNDRPYGGGYYY from the exons ATGAGGACTAGAAATGCAGACGCCAGCAAATCGGCGACCCCTAAAAAGACGATGCCGGTGAGAAAATCTGCTATCAAGACGCCTCCTGATACTGCGGCGGATTCCACCACCCCAAAGACTGCCGAGACAAAACGCAGCGCTGCAGCCACTGCGAAGCAGGCAAAGAACATTGAAACTACACCCTCGCCGATGACCGCTTCTGATACTAAACCTGATCTGTCTACAG TTGAAGAAACAAAAGTAGCTGCTGATGCAACTTCAGTGACACCCGAAGCGAATGTTACCCCGCGCAAGAAAACGGTATTGAAGAAAGTTGTAAAGGTAGTTAAGAAAACGGTCGGAAAGAGTAAAACTCCTGTTGCAGCAAAAGTTGTATCTGAGGAGACACCGAATGCGGAAGAATCTGTTAAGGAGAAAGATGAGGAAAGTAAAAAGGAGGAAGAGGTGGATGCTGAAGATTTTGACTTTGTGAAGAAAGATGAAGAGCCTGTACCAGAAAATGTTGGAGAATCCACCAAGGGTGAAGAAATTGCTGGTGAAATGGGAGAACCTGTTGTTGAAAATGTCGAACAACCTGcagaaaaaggaaaaactactatagaccTTGAAAAGCCTGCTATTGAATTTGAGAAGGACGATCCAGCTACTGCGGAAATTGTTCAAGAACATGATAGTAATGAACAGAATGAAATGCACGTGGATTTATCTCCTAATGAGATTGTTGGTATCTCTAATAATCAAGAACCAAAAAATGCAGACAAAGGAGAAGAAGTGGAAGAAGAAACAAAGGAGGGTCAGACAAAACTAATTGTTGGCGAAGAAGTGAACGAATTCGAATCTGTTGACACAGAGAAAGATACCAAACCTGAGTTGCAAAGAGAAGATGTTGAACATGTGTATGGTGGTGATGAAGGGTACGAGGAGTATGCTGATCGAGTTGACTTGGGAGATCATGGCGAGGATGATTTTGTAGAAGAAGATCCTGAGGAGATTACTGAAGAAGCTGAGGCACTGGAAGAGGAACAAAAGGAATTAACAGCTGTTGCTAAGATGCGCAAAATTAAGAAAGAGTATGAGATATTTGTTGGTGGCCTGGATAAAGAAGCTACAGAGGAGGATGTGAAAAAGGTTTTTATGAAGATTGGTGAAGTAGTTGAAGTTAGACTGCATAAGAATCTTTCGACGAATAAGAGCAAGGGGTACGCATTTGTGAAGTATGCCAACAAAGAGCATGCAAAGCGTGCTTTGTCTGAAATGAAAAACCCTGTG ATATGTGGAAAGCGATGTGGAACAGCACCAAGTGAGGACAATGATACACTGTTTTTGGGCAACATATGCAATACTTGGACTAAGGAAGCT ATAAGACAAAAGTTGAAGGACTATGGTGTTGAAGGTGTTGAGAACATCACTCTTGTCGCCGATGTTCAACATGAAGGGAAGAGCCGTGGTTTTGCATTTCTTGAATTCTCTTGTCATGCTGATGCCATGCATGCGTACAAGAGGCTTCAGAAGCCTGATGTTGTATTTGGCCATCCTGAGAGAACTGCCAAAGTAGCATTTGCCGAACCCATACGGGAGCCTGATCCAGAGATCATGGCTCATGTGAAGACAGTATTTCTTAATGGGCTTCCGCCTCATTGGGATGAAGACCGAGTTAGGGAGAACTTGCGTGGTTATGGGGAGATAGTGCGGATTGTCCTTGCTCGGAATATGTCAACTGCCAAGAGGAAGGATTTTGGTTTTGTTGATTTTTCATCACATGAAGCTGCTGTTGCTTGTATTGAGAGATTAAACAATACAGAATTGAGTGATGGATACTCAAAG ACTAGAGTAAAAGCAAGGCTGTCAAATCCTATGCCTAAAACTCAGGCTGTGAAGGGTGGCATGTGTGGTGGTTTGCTAATTAATCGTGCAGGCACTGGAACTTCTTCAAGATTTG GAAGGGGTTTTGGACGGGGTGGACGCTTCAATTGGGGAAATTTCCAGCATGATAGAGGTTTCTATCAGCGTGGGCGTGGTCAACCCAATAGAATGGGTCCCAATGAGTATGATCTCAATAACCGATATGGCACATTTCATGGGAGGCAAACAGTTGGCCAAG GAGGAAGAAGGGGTCCTCTAAGAGGTGGTTATCACCGTGCTGGAAGAGGTGCAGCTGCTACAGCTCCATCAAGATCTAACTTCAACAGACCTTGTTACGATGCTCCTGAGAGATGTCATAGGGAACATCCTTCCTCTAGGAGGTATCCATTTTCCCCGGAAGAAGTATTTGATAGACCTTATGTTGGAAGGCAATTTGATGACCCATATTTCTATGATGATGGAGCACATGGGATGAAGCGGCCATTTTATATGACT GACCACGATCCTGATTATCCAGAACCTAGTAGGCTCCGTCCTCGATTAGATTATCCTGATTCAGCAATTCCATTTCGTGGGACACAATATCGTG ATACTTATGGAGCAGGTCCTGATCATTACTCACATGGTTATTATGGTCCAGAA TATGATGCATATTCACCTTATTACAGGAATGATAGGCCTTATGGCGGTGGTTACTATTACTAG
- the LOC136206066 gene encoding uncharacterized protein isoform X2, which produces MRTRNADASKSATPKKTMPVRKSAIKTPPDTAADSTTPKTAETKRSAAATAKQAKNIETTPSPMTASDTKPDLSTVEETKVAADATSVTPEANVTPRKKTVLKKVVKVVKKTVGKSKTPVAAKVVSEETPNAEESVKEKDEESKKEEEVDAEDFDFVKKDEEPVPENVGESTKGEEIAGEMGEPVVENVEQPAEKGKTTIDLEKPAIEFEKDDPATAEIVQEHDSNEQNEMHVDLSPNEIVGISNNQEPKNADKGEEVEEETKEGQTKLIVGEEVNEFESVDTEKDTKPELQREDVEHVYGGDEGYEEYADRVDLGDHGEDDFVEEDPEEITEEAEALEEEQKELTAVAKMRKIKKEYEIFVGGLDKEATEEDVKKVFMKIGEVVEVRLHKNLSTNKSKGYAFVKYANKEHAKRALSEMKNPVICGKRCGTAPSEDNDTLFLGNICNTWTKEAIRQKLKDYGVEGVENITLVADVQHEGKSRGFAFLEFSCHADAMHAYKRLQKPDVVFGHPERTAKVAFAEPIREPDPEIMAHVKTVFLNGLPPHWDEDRVRENLRGYGEIVRIVLARNMSTAKRKDFGFVDFSSHEAAVACIERLNNTELSDGYSKTRVKARLSNPMPKTQAVKGGMCGGLLINRAGTGTSSRFGRGFGRGGRFNWGNFQHDRGFYQRGRGQPNRMGPNEYDLNNRYGTFHGRQTVGQGGRRGPLRGGYHRAGRGAAATAPSRSNFNRPCYDAPERCHREHPSSRRYPFSPEEVFDRPYVGRQFDDPYFYDDGAHGMKRPFYMTDHDPDYPEPSRLRPRLDYPDSAIPFRGTQYRGPDHYSHGYYGPEYDAYSPYYRNDRPYGGGYYY; this is translated from the exons ATGAGGACTAGAAATGCAGACGCCAGCAAATCGGCGACCCCTAAAAAGACGATGCCGGTGAGAAAATCTGCTATCAAGACGCCTCCTGATACTGCGGCGGATTCCACCACCCCAAAGACTGCCGAGACAAAACGCAGCGCTGCAGCCACTGCGAAGCAGGCAAAGAACATTGAAACTACACCCTCGCCGATGACCGCTTCTGATACTAAACCTGATCTGTCTACAG TTGAAGAAACAAAAGTAGCTGCTGATGCAACTTCAGTGACACCCGAAGCGAATGTTACCCCGCGCAAGAAAACGGTATTGAAGAAAGTTGTAAAGGTAGTTAAGAAAACGGTCGGAAAGAGTAAAACTCCTGTTGCAGCAAAAGTTGTATCTGAGGAGACACCGAATGCGGAAGAATCTGTTAAGGAGAAAGATGAGGAAAGTAAAAAGGAGGAAGAGGTGGATGCTGAAGATTTTGACTTTGTGAAGAAAGATGAAGAGCCTGTACCAGAAAATGTTGGAGAATCCACCAAGGGTGAAGAAATTGCTGGTGAAATGGGAGAACCTGTTGTTGAAAATGTCGAACAACCTGcagaaaaaggaaaaactactatagaccTTGAAAAGCCTGCTATTGAATTTGAGAAGGACGATCCAGCTACTGCGGAAATTGTTCAAGAACATGATAGTAATGAACAGAATGAAATGCACGTGGATTTATCTCCTAATGAGATTGTTGGTATCTCTAATAATCAAGAACCAAAAAATGCAGACAAAGGAGAAGAAGTGGAAGAAGAAACAAAGGAGGGTCAGACAAAACTAATTGTTGGCGAAGAAGTGAACGAATTCGAATCTGTTGACACAGAGAAAGATACCAAACCTGAGTTGCAAAGAGAAGATGTTGAACATGTGTATGGTGGTGATGAAGGGTACGAGGAGTATGCTGATCGAGTTGACTTGGGAGATCATGGCGAGGATGATTTTGTAGAAGAAGATCCTGAGGAGATTACTGAAGAAGCTGAGGCACTGGAAGAGGAACAAAAGGAATTAACAGCTGTTGCTAAGATGCGCAAAATTAAGAAAGAGTATGAGATATTTGTTGGTGGCCTGGATAAAGAAGCTACAGAGGAGGATGTGAAAAAGGTTTTTATGAAGATTGGTGAAGTAGTTGAAGTTAGACTGCATAAGAATCTTTCGACGAATAAGAGCAAGGGGTACGCATTTGTGAAGTATGCCAACAAAGAGCATGCAAAGCGTGCTTTGTCTGAAATGAAAAACCCTGTG ATATGTGGAAAGCGATGTGGAACAGCACCAAGTGAGGACAATGATACACTGTTTTTGGGCAACATATGCAATACTTGGACTAAGGAAGCT ATAAGACAAAAGTTGAAGGACTATGGTGTTGAAGGTGTTGAGAACATCACTCTTGTCGCCGATGTTCAACATGAAGGGAAGAGCCGTGGTTTTGCATTTCTTGAATTCTCTTGTCATGCTGATGCCATGCATGCGTACAAGAGGCTTCAGAAGCCTGATGTTGTATTTGGCCATCCTGAGAGAACTGCCAAAGTAGCATTTGCCGAACCCATACGGGAGCCTGATCCAGAGATCATGGCTCATGTGAAGACAGTATTTCTTAATGGGCTTCCGCCTCATTGGGATGAAGACCGAGTTAGGGAGAACTTGCGTGGTTATGGGGAGATAGTGCGGATTGTCCTTGCTCGGAATATGTCAACTGCCAAGAGGAAGGATTTTGGTTTTGTTGATTTTTCATCACATGAAGCTGCTGTTGCTTGTATTGAGAGATTAAACAATACAGAATTGAGTGATGGATACTCAAAG ACTAGAGTAAAAGCAAGGCTGTCAAATCCTATGCCTAAAACTCAGGCTGTGAAGGGTGGCATGTGTGGTGGTTTGCTAATTAATCGTGCAGGCACTGGAACTTCTTCAAGATTTG GAAGGGGTTTTGGACGGGGTGGACGCTTCAATTGGGGAAATTTCCAGCATGATAGAGGTTTCTATCAGCGTGGGCGTGGTCAACCCAATAGAATGGGTCCCAATGAGTATGATCTCAATAACCGATATGGCACATTTCATGGGAGGCAAACAGTTGGCCAAG GAGGAAGAAGGGGTCCTCTAAGAGGTGGTTATCACCGTGCTGGAAGAGGTGCAGCTGCTACAGCTCCATCAAGATCTAACTTCAACAGACCTTGTTACGATGCTCCTGAGAGATGTCATAGGGAACATCCTTCCTCTAGGAGGTATCCATTTTCCCCGGAAGAAGTATTTGATAGACCTTATGTTGGAAGGCAATTTGATGACCCATATTTCTATGATGATGGAGCACATGGGATGAAGCGGCCATTTTATATGACT GACCACGATCCTGATTATCCAGAACCTAGTAGGCTCCGTCCTCGATTAGATTATCCTGATTCAGCAATTCCATTTCGTGGGACACAATATCGTG GTCCTGATCATTACTCACATGGTTATTATGGTCCAGAA TATGATGCATATTCACCTTATTACAGGAATGATAGGCCTTATGGCGGTGGTTACTATTACTAG
- the LOC136206106 gene encoding small ribosomal subunit protein uS7cz/uS7cy, which yields MSRRGTAEEKTAKSDPIYRNRLVNMLVNRILKHGKKSLAYQIIYRAMKKIQQKTETNPLSVLRQAIRGVTPDIAVKARRVGGSTHQVPIEIGSTQGKALAIRWLLGASRKRPGRNMAFKLSSELVDAAKGSGDAIRKKEETHRMAEANRAFAHFR from the coding sequence ATGTCACGTCGAGGTACTGCAGAAGAGAAAACTGCAAAATCCGATCCAATTTATCGTAATCGATTAGTTAACATGTTGGTTAACCGTATTCTGAAACACGGAAAAAAATCATTGGCTTATCAAATTATCTATCGAGCCATGAAAAAGATTCAACAAAAGACAGAAACAAATCCACTATCTGTTTTACGTCAAGCAATACGTGGAGTAACTCCCGATATAGCAGTAAAAGCAAGACGTGTAGGCGGATCGACTCATCAAGTTCCCATTGAAATAGGATCCACACAAGGAAAAGCACTTGCCATTCGTTGGTTATTAGGGGCATCCCGAAAACGTCCGGGTCGAAATATGGCTTTCAAATTAAGTTCCGAATTAGTGGATGCTGCCAAAGGGAGTGGTGATGCCATACGCAAAAAGGAAGAGACTCATAGAATGGCAGAGGCAAATAGAGCTTTTGCACATTTTCGTTAA
- the LOC136218635 gene encoding NAD(P)H-quinone oxidoreductase subunit 2 A, chloroplastic has product TIWHVQNENFILDSTRIFMKAFHLLLFDGSFIFPECILIFGLILLLMIDSTSDQKDIPWLYFISSTSLVMSITALLFRWREEPMISFSGNFQTNNFNEIFQFLILLCSTLCIPLSVEYIECTEMAITEFLLFVLTATLGGMFLCGANDLITIFVAPECFSLCSYLLSGYTKKDVRSNEATTKYLLMGGASSSILVHAFSWLYGSSGGEIELQEIVNGLINTQMYNSPGISIALIFITVGIGFKLSPAPSHQWTPDVYEGVWFVRKIPTSLSISEMLGFFKTPWTCRREMLSPTPVVAFLSVTSKVAASASATRIFDIPFYFSSNEWHLLLEILAILSMIVGNLIAITQTSMKRMLAYSSIGQIGYVIIGIIVGDSNGGYASMITYMLFYISMNLGTFACIVLFGLRTGTDNIRDYAGLYTKDPFLALSLALCLLSLGGLPPLAGFFGKLHLFWCGWQAGLYFLVLIGLLTSVVSIYYYLKIIKLLMTGRNQEITPHVRNYRRSPLRSNNSIELSMIVCVIASTIPGISMNPIIEIAQDTLF; this is encoded by the exons ACGATCTGGCATGTACAGAATGAAAACTTCATTCTCGATTCTACGAGAATTTTTATGAAAGCCTTTCATTTGCTTCTCTTCGATGGAAGTTTTATTTTCCCAGAATGTATCCTAATTTTTGGCCTAATTCTTCTTCTGATGATCGATTCAACCTCTGATCAAAAAGATATACCTTGGTTATATTTCATCTCTTCAACAAGTTTAGTAATGAGTATAACGGCCCTATTGTTCCGATGGAGAGAAGAACCTATGATTAGCTTTTCGGGAAATTTCCAAACGAACAATTTCAACGAAATCTTTCAATTTCTTATTTTACTATGTTCAACTCTATGTATTCCTCTATCCGTAGAGTACATTGAATGTACAGAAATGGCTATAACAGAGTTTCTCTTATTCGTATTAACAGCTACTCTAGGAGGAATGTTTTTATGCGGTGCTAACGATTTAATAACTATCTTTGTAGCTCCAGAATGTTTCAGTTTATGCTCCTACCTATTATCTGGATATACCAAGAAAGATGTACGGTCTAATGAGGCTACTACGAAATATTTACTCATGGGTGGGGCAAGCTCTTCTATTCTGGTTCATGCTTTCTCTTGGCTATATGGTTCGTCCGGGGGAGAGATCGAGCTTCAAGAAATAGTGAATGGCCTTATCAATACACAAATGTATAACTCCCCAGGAATTTCAATTGCGCTTATATTCATCACTGTAGGAATTGGGTTCAAGCTTTCCCCAGCCCCTTCTCATCAATGGACTCCTGACGTATACGAAGGAGTGTGGTTCGTTCGAAAAATTCCTACCTCTCTATCTATCTCTGAGATGCTTGGATTTTTCAAAACTCCATGGACATGCAGAAGAGAAATGCT CTCTCCCACTCCAGTCGTTGCTTTTCTTTCTGTTACTTCGAAAGTAGCTGCTTCAGCTTCAGCCACTCGAATTTTCGATATTCCTTTTTATTTCTCATCAAACGAATGGCATCTTCTTCTGGAAATCCTAGCTATTCTGAGCATGATAGTGGGGAATCTCATTGCTATTACTCAAACAAGCATGAAACGTATGCTTGCATATTCGTCCATAGGTCAAATCGGATATGTAATTATTGGAATAATTGTTGGAGACTCAAATGGTGGATATGCAAGTATGATAACTTATATGCTCTTCTATATCTCCATGAATCTAGGAACTTTTGCTTGTATTGTATTATTTGGTCTACGTACCGGAACTGATAACATTCGAGATTATGCAGGATTATACACGAAAGATCCTTTTTTGGCTCTCTCTTTAGCCCTATGTCTCTTATCCCTAGGAGGTCTTCCTCCACTAGCAGGTTTTTTCGGAAAACTCCATTTATTCTGGTGTGGGTGGCAGGCAGGCCTATATTTCTTGGTTTTAATAGGACTCCTTACGAGCGTTGTTTCTATCTActattatctaaaaataatcaAGTTATTAATGACTGGACGAAACCAAGAAATAACCCCTCACGTGCGAAATTATAGAAGATCCCCTTTAAGATCAAACAATTCCATCGAATTGAGTATGATTGTATGTGTGATAGCATCTACTATACCAGGAATATCAATGAACCCGATTATTGAAATTGCTCAAGATACCCTTTTTTAG
- the LOC136206101 gene encoding photosystem II protein D1, with the protein MTAILERRESESLWGRFCNWITSTENRLYIGWFGVLMIPTLLTATSVFIIAFIAAPPVDIDGIREPVSGSLLYGNNIISGAIIPTSAAIGLHFYPIWEAASVDEWLYNGGPYELIVLHFLLGVACYMGREWELSFRLGMRPWIAVAYSAPVAAATAVFLIYPIGQGSFSDGMPLGISGTFNFMIVFQAEHNILMHPFHMLGVAGVFGGSLFSAMHGSLVTSSLIRETTENESANEGYRFGQEEETYNIVAAHGYFGRLIFQYASFNNSRSLHFFLAAWPVVGIWFTALGISTMAFNLNGFNFNQSVVDSQGRVINTWADIINRANLGMEVMHERNAHNFPLDLAAVEAPSTNG; encoded by the coding sequence ATGACTGCAATTTTAGAGAGACGCGAAAGCGAAAGCCTATGGGGTCGTTTCTGTAACTGGATAACCAGCACTGAAAACCGTCTTTACATTGGATGGTTTGGTGTTTTGATGATCCCTACTTTATTGACCGCAACTTCTGTATTTATTATCGCTTTCATTGCTGCCCCTCCGGTAGATATTGATGGTATTCGTGAACCTGTTTCGGGATCTCTACTTTATGGCAACAATATTATTTCTGGTGCCATTATTCCTACTTCTGCGGCTATAGGTTTGCATTTTTACCCAATATGGGAAGCGGCATCTGTTGATGAATGGTTATACAATGGCGGTCCTTATGAGCTAATTGTTCTACACTTCTTACTTGGTGTAGCTTGTTACATGGGTCGTGAGTGGGAACTTAGTTTCCGTCTAGGTATGCGCCCGTGGATTGCTGTTGCATATTCAGCTCCTGTTGCAGCTGCTACTGCTGTTTTCTTGATCTATCCAATTGGTCAAGGAAGCTTTTCGGATGGTATGCCTCTAGGAATCTCTGGTACTTTCAACTTTATGATTGTATTCCAGGCTGAGCACAACATCCTTATGCACCCATTTCACATGTTAGGCGTAGCTGGTGTATTCGGCGGCTCCCTATTCAGTGCTATGCATGGTTCCTTGGTAACCTCTAGTTTGATCAGGGAAACTACAGAAAATGAATCTGCTAACGAAGGTTACAGATTCGGTCAAGAGGAAGAAACTTATAATATCGTAGCCGCTCATGGTTATTTTGGCCGATTAATCTTCCAATATGCTAGTTTCAACAATTCTCGTTCTTTACATTTCTTCTTAGCTGCTTGGCCTGTAGTAGGTATTTGGTTCACTGCTTTAGGTATTAGCACTATGGCTTTCAACCTAAACGGTTTCAATTTCAACCAATCTGTAGTTGATAGTCAAGGTCGTGTAATTAATACCTGGGCTGATATTATTAACCGTGCTAACCTTGGGATGGAAGTTATGCATGAACGTAATGCTCATAACTTCCCTCTAGACCTAGCTGCTGTTGAAGCTCCATCTACAAATGGGTAA
- the LOC136218644 gene encoding large ribosomal subunit protein uL2cz has product MAIHLYKTSTPSTRNGAVDSQVKSNTRNNLIYGQHRCGKGRNARGIITARHRGGGHKRLYRKIDFRRNEKDIYGRIVTIEYDPNRNAYICLIHYGDGEKRYILHPRGAIIGDTIISGTEVPIKMGNALPLSAISSSTPRKPYALEEACTVWEEVLIDQKEESTSTDMPLGTAIHNIEITLGKGGQLARAAGAVAKLIAKEGKSATLKLPSGEVRLISKNCSATVGQVGNTGVNQKSLGRAGSKCWLGKRPVVRGVVMNPVDHPHGGGEGRAPIGRKKPATPWGYPALGRRSRKRNKYSDNLILRRRSK; this is encoded by the exons ATGGCGATACATTTATACAAAACTTCTACCCCGAGCACACGCAATGGAGCCGTAGACAGTCAAGTGAAATCCAATACACGAAATAATTTGATCTATGGACAGCATCGTTGTGGTAAAGGCCGTAATGCCAGAGGAATAATTACCGCAAGGCATAGAGGGGGAGGTCATAAGCGTCTATACCGTAAAATCGATTTTCGACGGAATGAAAAAGACATATATGGTAGAATCGTAACCATAGAATACGACCCTAATCGAAATGCATACATTTGTCTCATACACTATGGGGATGGTGAGAAGAGATATATTTTACATCCCAGAGGGGCTATAATTGGAGATACCATTATTTCTGGTACAGAAGTTCCTATAAAAATGGGAAATGCCCTACCTTTGAGTGCG ATATCATCATCTACACCCAGAAAGCCGTATGCTTTGGAAGAAGCTTGTACAGTTTGGGAAGAGGTTTTGATTGATCAAAAAGAAGAATCTACTTCAACCGATATGCCCTTAGGCACGGCCATACATAACATAGAAATCACACTTGGAAAGGGTGGACAATTAGCTAGAGCTGCAGGTGCTGTAGCGAAACTGATTGCAAAAGAGGGTAAATCGGCCACATTAAAATTACCTTCTGGGGAGGTTCGTTTAATATCCAAAAACTGCTCAGCAACAGTCGGACAAGTAGGGAATACTGGGGTGAACCAGAAAAGTTTGGGTAGAGCCGGGTCTAAATGTTGGCTAGGTAAGCGTCCTGTAGTAAGAGGAGTGGTTATGAACCCTGTAGACCATCCCCATGGGGGTGGTGAAGGGAGGGCCCCAATTGGTAGAAAAAAACCCGCAACCCCTTGGGGTTATCCTGCACttggaagaagaagtagaaaaaGGAATAAATATAGTGATAATTTGATTCTTCGTCGCCGTAGTAAATAG